One Oceanotoga teriensis genomic window carries:
- the mtnK gene encoding S-methyl-5-thioribose kinase has protein sequence MNYKPFTDQEVIKYVYDNTNIFENINLLSCEEIGDGNLNLVFRIRDKKNKKSVIVKQALDYLRVAGDNWPLTRQRVKFESECLKIENDLTNGMCPKIYKYDTNMCCIVMEDLVDYEIMRKGLISGKKYNHFANNLSTFLSEVLFKTSDIFMNPVEKKKLMMNFINPELCKITEDLVFTDPYYDSESNNVNPELRDYLENYFWKNNELITNVEIMKEKFMTHSQSLIHGDLHTGSIFINDKDLKIFDAEFAFYGPSSFDIGAVIANLLLNYISWGGKDVSKEFRNDFRNYLKNSIIELWNLFEFKFKKLWDEKANKYYKSKEFRDIYVENLFHDSIGFSSCKMMRRCVGLAHVEDIDEIRDLKKRANVQKLVLKIGEFLIINRNDIESIEKLMSIIEELTSKYEII, from the coding sequence ATGAATTATAAGCCTTTTACAGATCAAGAAGTGATTAAATATGTTTATGATAATACTAACATTTTTGAAAATATTAATCTTTTATCTTGTGAAGAAATAGGAGATGGAAATTTAAATCTTGTGTTTAGAATTAGAGATAAAAAAAATAAAAAGAGTGTAATTGTTAAGCAAGCTCTTGATTATTTAAGGGTTGCTGGAGATAATTGGCCTTTAACAAGACAAAGAGTTAAATTTGAATCTGAATGTTTAAAAATAGAAAATGATTTGACAAATGGGATGTGTCCAAAAATATATAAATATGATACTAATATGTGTTGTATAGTTATGGAAGATCTCGTTGATTATGAAATAATGAGAAAAGGACTTATTTCAGGTAAAAAATATAACCATTTTGCAAATAATTTATCTACATTTTTGTCTGAAGTTTTATTTAAAACATCGGATATTTTTATGAATCCTGTAGAAAAGAAAAAATTGATGATGAATTTTATAAATCCTGAACTTTGTAAAATAACTGAAGATTTAGTATTTACAGATCCTTATTATGATTCAGAGAGTAACAATGTAAATCCAGAGTTAAGAGATTATCTTGAAAATTATTTTTGGAAAAATAATGAATTGATAACAAATGTAGAAATTATGAAAGAAAAATTTATGACTCATTCACAATCATTAATACATGGAGACTTGCATACGGGTTCTATTTTTATTAATGATAAAGACTTAAAAATATTTGATGCAGAATTTGCTTTTTATGGTCCTTCTAGTTTTGATATAGGAGCAGTTATCGCAAATTTACTTTTAAATTATATTTCTTGGGGTGGTAAAGATGTGTCAAAAGAATTTAGAAATGATTTTAGAAATTATTTAAAAAATTCAATAATAGAGTTATGGAATTTATTTGAATTTAAATTTAAAAAATTATGGGATGAAAAAGCAAATAAGTATTATAAATCAAAAGAGTTTAGAGATATTTATGTTGAAAATTTATTTCATGATTCTATAGGATTTTCATCATGTAAAATGATGAGAAGGTGCGTAGGTCTTGCACATGTTGAAGATATAGATGAAATTAGAGATTTGAAAAAAAGAGCAAATGTTCAAAAATTAGTTTTAAAAATAGGGGAATTTTTAATAATTAATAGAAATGATATTGAAAGTATAGAAAAATTGATGTCAATAATTGAAGAATTAACAAGTAAGTATGAAATAATTTAA
- a CDS encoding AAA family ATPase — translation MIIDFSFKNFRSFRDLTTLSMETNYFDENTTFNSEKFNLLKTSAIYGPNAGGKSNFFKAFKFFRSFILYSSTRFQIDDIIPVEKFKLDKNSIKEPVIFESKFIIENHYYRYGFSINNNAVEEEWLYHRPKGREARIFERTNGEFIRGTYFNEGKDVEEKTKSNTLFLSSLSQWNSKTAKKILDFIKNINILNTSTAIEPFITIDLIEKGIITKDNVLEFLKLSDFGINDFNIENKEIDFSKLPKGIQELIKNSSPDEFKIPDKYFSIKINPVHFSYDNNEKSSVVLDFEKEESDGTKKFFSLIGPFLATLKRGGVLLIDELDTSIHPLLLDKIIDLFNSEYNKNNAQLIFSTHNTRILRNPSLNKDNIWFINKNKFGVSELFSLSEIKNVRKTGNFENEYLSGKYGAIPYIEDILNRVDIDG, via the coding sequence ATGATTATTGATTTTAGTTTCAAAAATTTTAGATCTTTTAGAGATCTAACAACATTATCAATGGAAACTAATTATTTCGATGAAAATACAACTTTTAATTCTGAAAAATTTAATTTATTAAAAACTTCTGCAATATATGGTCCTAATGCTGGAGGAAAATCAAATTTTTTCAAGGCTTTTAAATTTTTTAGATCTTTTATTCTTTATTCTTCTACAAGATTTCAAATTGATGATATTATACCAGTTGAAAAATTCAAATTAGACAAAAATTCCATAAAAGAACCTGTTATATTTGAGTCTAAGTTTATTATTGAAAATCATTATTACAGATATGGTTTTTCTATAAATAATAATGCAGTTGAAGAAGAATGGTTATATCATAGACCAAAAGGAAGAGAAGCAAGAATTTTCGAAAGAACTAATGGAGAATTCATAAGAGGCACATACTTTAATGAAGGCAAAGATGTTGAAGAAAAAACAAAATCTAATACTTTATTTTTATCTTCTTTGTCTCAATGGAACAGTAAAACAGCTAAAAAAATCTTAGATTTTATTAAGAATATTAATATTTTAAATACTTCTACAGCTATAGAACCTTTTATTACTATTGATTTAATAGAAAAAGGTATAATTACAAAAGATAATGTTTTAGAATTTTTAAAACTATCAGACTTTGGTATTAATGATTTTAACATTGAAAATAAAGAAATTGATTTTTCTAAACTCCCTAAAGGCATTCAAGAGTTAATAAAAAATTCTAGTCCTGATGAATTTAAAATACCTGATAAATATTTTTCCATAAAGATAAACCCAGTTCATTTTTCGTATGATAATAATGAAAAATCGAGTGTAGTTTTAGATTTTGAAAAAGAAGAATCTGATGGTACTAAGAAGTTTTTTTCACTTATTGGCCCTTTTTTAGCTACTCTAAAAAGAGGCGGAGTTTTATTAATCGATGAATTAGATACAAGTATTCATCCTTTATTATTAGATAAAATTATAGATCTTTTTAATTCAGAATATAATAAAAACAATGCTCAATTAATTTTTTCTACTCATAATACAAGAATTCTAAGAAATCCATCTTTAAACAAAGATAATATATGGTTTATAAATAAAAATAAATTTGGTGTATCAGAACTTTTCTCATTATCAGAAATTAAAAATGTTAGAAAAACAGGAAATTTTGAAAATGAATATTTATCTGGTAAATATGGAGCTATACCTTATATTGAGGATATTTTAAACAGAGTTGATATTGATGGCTAA
- a CDS encoding RloB family protein — MAKRKKLRKSLSQGRKPENKNPNTTFIMFCEGDTEVKYFNSLNNHLKDSNIVITTKKSNKTDCIGIHKYAENYKNSNNNEFDYYFLVFDKDYNSFENIEKVMSKKEYKILFSNPCFELWIILHYKLIDKKTDCKEIIKMIKKFIPNYSKGQNDLFTKLKDKLTIAIENNNKLLDNHCKLYNHKNFIKLNPYTNIFELYNIIKKA, encoded by the coding sequence ATGGCTAAAAGAAAAAAATTAAGAAAATCTTTAAGTCAAGGTAGAAAACCTGAAAATAAAAATCCTAATACAACTTTTATTATGTTTTGTGAGGGAGATACTGAAGTAAAATATTTTAATTCTTTAAACAATCATCTAAAAGATTCAAATATAGTTATTACTACAAAAAAATCAAATAAAACAGATTGTATAGGCATCCATAAATACGCTGAAAATTATAAAAACAGTAATAATAATGAGTTTGATTATTATTTTTTAGTATTTGACAAAGATTATAATAGTTTTGAAAATATAGAAAAAGTTATGTCAAAAAAAGAATATAAAATATTATTCTCAAATCCTTGTTTCGAATTATGGATAATATTGCATTATAAATTAATAGATAAAAAAACTGATTGTAAAGAAATCATCAAAATGATAAAAAAATTTATTCCAAATTATTCAAAAGGACAAAATGATTTATTTACAAAATTAAAAGATAAATTAACAATCGCTATAGAGAATAATAATAAATTATTAGATAATCATTGTAAATTATATAATCATAAAAATTTTATAAAATTAAATCCTTATACTAATATTTTTGAATTATATAATATAATAAAAAAAGCATGA
- a CDS encoding GNAT family N-acetyltransferase has product MIKVFKANLNNIDFICDLSESLNYKNVFDVENGVLIRVLDKNTVENNIDNFLIASVDDEFAGFLWYSWDYPYDMINNTVLYEDISDCVYSEQIGVSRKYKRCGIGRAFYEYLSALTGKNVLVYVNKEPEGNLASLNFHKSVGFKVVGIFEADEFVGIKGFKSYLLKK; this is encoded by the coding sequence ATGATTAAGGTTTTTAAAGCAAATTTAAATAATATTGATTTTATATGTGATCTATCTGAAAGTCTTAATTATAAGAATGTTTTCGATGTTGAGAATGGGGTTTTGATAAGAGTTTTAGATAAGAATACCGTTGAAAATAATATAGATAATTTTTTGATAGCAAGTGTTGATGATGAATTTGCAGGCTTTTTATGGTATTCTTGGGATTATCCATATGATATGATAAATAATACAGTTCTTTATGAAGATATATCTGATTGTGTTTATTCAGAGCAAATAGGTGTTAGTAGAAAGTATAAACGTTGTGGTATAGGAAGAGCTTTTTATGAATATTTAAGTGCATTAACGGGTAAAAATGTTTTGGTTTATGTTAATAAAGAGCCTGAAGGGAATTTGGCATCTTTAAATTTTCATAAGAGTGTTGGTTTTAAAGTTGTAGGAATTTTTGAAGCAGATGAATTTGTTGGTATTAAAGGATTTAAGTCTTATTTATTAAAAAAATAA
- a CDS encoding VanZ family protein, whose translation MKNKKKKWFFIIGIILIAWVGVIFYFGSRNTQTSYNQSGAVYEFFKSLDNTLDITNKEWFINLESFLKQWWFGTDRVAGMSVLRKSAHFGIYMLLGFISSLFTFVYCRKYLISFLMGISFPTMIAAIDEYNQGFHDRGSSLHDVMIDLSGAVTGTLFLFLIFLIVFIIKHFKKKRNFENDKRI comes from the coding sequence ATGAAGAATAAGAAGAAGAAATGGTTTTTTATTATTGGCATTATTTTAATAGCTTGGGTAGGAGTAATTTTTTATTTTGGATCGAGAAATACACAAACATCTTATAATCAATCTGGTGCGGTTTATGAATTTTTTAAGAGTTTAGATAATACTTTAGATATAACTAATAAAGAATGGTTTATTAATCTTGAAAGTTTTTTGAAACAATGGTGGTTTGGAACTGATAGGGTTGCTGGAATGTCGGTATTGAGAAAGAGTGCTCATTTTGGCATTTATATGTTACTTGGTTTTATTTCTTCTCTTTTTACTTTTGTTTATTGTAGAAAATATTTGATCAGTTTTTTAATGGGAATTTCTTTTCCAACCATGATTGCTGCAATAGATGAGTATAATCAAGGATTTCATGATAGGGGTTCATCTTTACATGATGTCATGATTGATTTATCTGGTGCTGTTACTGGGACTTTGTTTTTATTTTTAATTTTTTTGATAGTTTTTATTATTAAACATTTTAAAAAGAAAAGAAATTTCGAAAACGATAAAAGGATATGA